A single Tenacibaculum sp. 190524A02b DNA region contains:
- a CDS encoding HD domain-containing protein: MKNIPTNKLKILNDPIYGFISIPNTLIFDIIEHPYFQRLRRVTQMGLSNLVYPGANHTRFHHAIGCMHLMQKAIQTLRVKNVDISEEEENAVCIAILLHDIGHGAFSHALEHSIVNGITHEEISLKFMKALNEEFEGKLNLAIEVFEGKYHRKFLYQLISSQLDIDRLDYLKRDSFYTGVAEGNISSDRLIAMMNVINDELVIEQKGIYSVEKFIIARRLMYWQVYLHKTGLVAESILVNLLKRAKELASNEVELFASKALKYFLYNTITTSNFTNETLETFSRLDDYDVLLAIKEWINHEDFVLSNLAKMIINRKLLKIEIQDKPFTDKYIAKVTKKVKKKINLKGEYLNYFIFSDSIKNQAYFKEKPIMIYTKKGKLKDVAKASDQLNVQTLTKPVIKYYICYPKNMLV; encoded by the coding sequence TTGAAAAACATACCAACTAACAAACTTAAAATATTAAATGATCCTATTTATGGGTTTATTTCCATTCCTAATACTTTAATATTTGATATTATTGAGCACCCTTATTTTCAGAGATTAAGAAGGGTTACACAAATGGGCTTATCTAATTTAGTGTATCCTGGAGCTAACCACACACGTTTTCATCATGCTATTGGGTGTATGCACTTAATGCAAAAAGCCATACAGACTTTAAGAGTTAAAAATGTTGATATTTCCGAAGAAGAAGAAAATGCAGTATGTATTGCTATTTTATTACATGATATTGGGCACGGTGCTTTTTCTCATGCATTAGAACACAGTATTGTTAATGGAATAACCCATGAAGAAATCTCATTAAAATTTATGAAAGCGCTTAATGAAGAGTTTGAAGGGAAGTTAAACTTAGCCATTGAAGTTTTTGAAGGGAAATATCATAGGAAATTTTTATACCAATTAATTTCTAGTCAACTAGATATTGATAGGTTAGATTATTTAAAAAGAGATAGCTTTTATACGGGAGTAGCGGAAGGGAATATATCTTCAGATAGACTTATAGCTATGATGAATGTGATAAATGATGAATTGGTTATTGAACAAAAAGGTATCTATTCTGTTGAAAAGTTTATTATAGCAAGACGTTTAATGTATTGGCAAGTATATTTGCATAAAACAGGGTTAGTAGCAGAAAGTATTTTAGTAAATCTTTTAAAAAGAGCTAAAGAATTGGCATCAAATGAGGTAGAACTTTTTGCTAGTAAAGCATTAAAATATTTTTTATACAATACTATCACTACATCCAATTTTACTAATGAAACTCTAGAAACCTTTTCAAGATTAGATGATTATGATGTGTTATTGGCTATAAAAGAGTGGATAAACCATGAAGATTTTGTATTGTCAAATTTAGCAAAGATGATAATCAATAGAAAGTTGTTGAAAATTGAAATTCAAGATAAACCTTTTACTGATAAATACATTGCTAAGGTAACTAAGAAGGTAAAGAAAAAAATAAATTTAAAAGGAGAGTATTTGAACTATTTTATTTTCTCTGATAGCATTAAAAACCAAGCCTATTTTAAAGAAAAACCGATTATGATCTATACTAAAAAAGGTAAGCTTAAGGATGTTGCCAAAGCGTCAGATCAACTAAACGTGCAAACCTTAACAAAACCTGTAATAAAATATTATATATGTTACCCTAAAAACATGTTAGTGTAA
- a CDS encoding response regulator: protein MEILWVDDEIELLKPHILFLEQKNYTVTSCTNGADAIDLVNDKNFDIVFLDENMPGITGLETLSEIKQINANLPIVMITKSEEEYIMEEAIGSKIADYLIKPVNPNQILLSLKKNLDHSRLVSEKTTSNYQQEFRKIAMDLAMVNSYEDWVDMYKKLVHWELELENINDTGMLEILESQKIEANTQFFKFVKKNYQDWLTSDDKPTFSHTLFKDYVIPNLNKNQGVLWVVIDNLRYDQYRVLEPIINNYYKKEEEHSYYSILPTATQYARNAIFSGLMPSEMEKMYPKFWKNDTDEGGKNLYEADFLASQIKRLGLQINHEYYKITSLKNGKDLAENFNATKQNDLTVVVYNFVDMLSHAKTEMEVIKELAGDDKAYRSLTVSWFKNSPLYDIIQKAQKLGQKLIITTDHGTINCKTPTKVIGDKNISANLRYKTGRSLSFEDKDVYAVKNPKDIFLPSVSINSPFIFTKEDMFFAYPNNYNHFVKYYKNTYQHGGISLEEMIIPCSVYLPK from the coding sequence ATGGAAATACTTTGGGTAGATGATGAAATAGAGTTATTAAAGCCTCATATTTTATTTTTGGAACAAAAAAACTATACCGTTACTTCTTGTACCAATGGTGCGGATGCTATAGACTTAGTTAATGATAAAAACTTTGATATTGTTTTTCTTGATGAAAATATGCCTGGAATAACTGGTTTAGAAACTCTTTCTGAAATAAAACAAATAAATGCGAACCTTCCTATTGTAATGATTACTAAAAGTGAAGAGGAGTACATTATGGAAGAAGCTATAGGCTCCAAAATAGCTGATTATTTAATTAAGCCTGTAAACCCTAATCAAATACTCCTAAGTTTAAAGAAAAACTTAGATCATTCTAGATTAGTATCAGAAAAAACTACCTCAAACTACCAACAAGAGTTTAGAAAAATAGCCATGGATTTAGCTATGGTAAACTCTTATGAAGATTGGGTAGATATGTATAAAAAACTTGTTCATTGGGAGCTTGAATTAGAAAATATAAACGATACTGGGATGTTAGAGATTTTAGAGTCTCAAAAAATAGAAGCTAATACTCAGTTTTTTAAATTTGTAAAGAAAAATTATCAAGATTGGCTAACTAGTGATGATAAACCAACGTTTTCACACACCCTTTTTAAAGACTATGTTATTCCTAATTTGAACAAAAATCAAGGAGTTTTATGGGTTGTAATTGATAATTTAAGATATGATCAATACAGAGTACTAGAGCCAATTATAAACAACTACTATAAGAAAGAGGAAGAACATTCTTATTATAGTATTTTACCAACAGCTACTCAATATGCCAGAAATGCTATCTTCTCTGGATTAATGCCTTCTGAAATGGAAAAAATGTATCCTAAATTTTGGAAGAATGATACTGATGAAGGTGGAAAAAATTTATATGAAGCTGACTTTTTAGCTTCTCAAATAAAACGTTTAGGGCTCCAAATAAATCATGAATATTACAAAATCACTTCTTTAAAAAATGGTAAAGATCTAGCCGAAAACTTTAATGCCACAAAGCAAAATGACCTTACTGTTGTGGTATATAATTTTGTAGACATGCTTTCACATGCTAAAACAGAAATGGAGGTTATAAAAGAATTGGCTGGTGATGATAAAGCCTACAGATCATTAACTGTTAGTTGGTTTAAGAACTCACCGCTATATGATATTATTCAAAAAGCACAAAAATTAGGTCAAAAGCTAATCATTACAACAGATCATGGTACTATTAACTGTAAAACCCCTACTAAAGTTATAGGTGATAAAAATATTAGTGCCAACCTACGCTATAAAACAGGTAGAAGCTTAAGTTTTGAAGACAAAGATGTTTATGCTGTAAAAAATCCTAAGGACATTTTTCTTCCTTCGGTATCTATAAATAGTCCTTTTATTTTTACTAAAGAAGATATGTTTTTTGCATATCCAAATAATTACAATCATTTTGTAAAATACTATAAGAACACTTATCAACATGGAGGTATTTCACTAGAAGAAATGATTATTCCTTGTAGTGTTTATTTACCAAAATAA
- a CDS encoding DUF1287 domain-containing protein, with translation MKIFFTFYLLFTVTLLGFSQNFGKKLSSAAIALTKNKVTYDPSYFSISYPNGDIPKDKGVCTDVVIRAYRKLGIDLQKEVHEDMRKNFPLYPKIWGLKTTDKNIDHRRVPNLMTFFKRKGFTKNNSLIPNEYKPGDIVCWNLHGGVTHIGIVVDQKSNDNKRYLIAHNIGAGQVIEDCLFKFKIIGHYTYKN, from the coding sequence ATGAAGATATTTTTTACATTTTATCTTCTTTTTACAGTTACATTACTAGGTTTCTCACAAAATTTTGGTAAAAAACTTAGTAGTGCAGCTATTGCCTTAACTAAAAACAAGGTTACTTATGACCCTAGTTATTTTTCCATTTCTTACCCCAATGGTGATATCCCTAAAGACAAAGGAGTTTGTACTGATGTTGTTATTAGAGCATATAGAAAACTTGGAATTGATTTACAAAAGGAAGTACATGAAGACATGCGTAAAAACTTTCCCTTGTACCCTAAAATTTGGGGATTAAAAACTACTGATAAAAATATAGATCATAGACGTGTTCCGAACTTAATGACCTTTTTTAAAAGAAAAGGATTCACAAAAAATAATAGCTTAATTCCAAATGAATATAAACCAGGCGATATTGTTTGTTGGAATTTACATGGAGGAGTTACACATATTGGAATTGTAGTAGATCAAAAATCTAATGATAACAAACGTTATTTAATAGCTCATAATATTGGAGCTGGTCAGGTTATAGAAGACTGCTTATTTAAATTTAAAATAATCGGTCATTATACATATAAAAACTAA
- the tsaE gene encoding tRNA (adenosine(37)-N6)-threonylcarbamoyltransferase complex ATPase subunit type 1 TsaE, translated as MNENYSLNELPVIAQKLIEHAKHKVLLFNGEMGVGKTTLIKEICKTLGVEDIANSPTFSLVNEYKTSNNETVYHFDFYRIDNEEEAYDMGIEDYLYSNHWCLIEWPENIKNLLPLEAVTINLTLLENNSRNIQTKTN; from the coding sequence ATGAATGAAAATTACTCTTTAAACGAGCTTCCTGTTATTGCTCAAAAACTAATTGAGCATGCTAAGCATAAAGTTTTACTTTTTAATGGAGAAATGGGAGTTGGTAAAACAACCCTAATTAAAGAAATATGCAAAACTTTAGGCGTAGAAGATATTGCCAATTCTCCTACTTTTTCATTAGTAAATGAATATAAAACCTCAAATAATGAAACTGTTTATCATTTTGATTTTTACAGAATAGATAATGAAGAAGAGGCATATGATATGGGTATTGAAGACTATTTATATAGTAATCATTGGTGTTTAATTGAATGGCCTGAAAATATTAAAAATTTATTACCTTTAGAAGCTGTTACTATCAATCTTACTTTGTTAGAAAACAACAGTCGTAACATTCAAACTAAAACAAACTAA
- a CDS encoding alanine dehydrogenase — translation MSSISLPFTKEQLMPQPEMLEIKKQKGELFIGLPKETHFEEKRISLSPDAVSALVAHGHRVVIEAGAGEGAHYSDKEYSDAGAKISYNIKEVFSCNIVLKVEPPSLDEIKMLVPQAVLISALQLKTQDKKYFEALAKKRITAIAFDYIKDEHSVYPIVKSLSEIAGIASMHIAAEFMTTANGGNGLLLGNIGGVPPSNVVIIGAGTVGEFAAKSAVGLGARVKVFDNSITKLRKLQSCIHAPIYTSTIQPKTLAKALMRCDVAIGALRGKDRSPVVVTEGMIDQMKKGAVIVDVSIDRGGCFETSQVTTHSKPTFTHDNGVIHYCVPNIPSRYARTASVSISNIFTPYLLQIAEEGGFEQAARFDKSLRNGMYFYHGILTNKTVADWFDLPYRDINLLIL, via the coding sequence ATGAGCTCAATTTCTTTACCTTTTACTAAAGAACAACTAATGCCGCAACCTGAAATGCTTGAGATTAAAAAGCAAAAGGGAGAATTATTTATCGGCTTACCTAAGGAAACACATTTTGAAGAAAAACGTATTAGTCTAAGTCCAGATGCCGTTTCTGCTTTGGTTGCTCATGGTCATAGGGTAGTTATTGAAGCTGGAGCTGGTGAAGGTGCTCATTATTCTGACAAAGAATACTCTGATGCAGGAGCTAAAATTTCATATAACATAAAAGAAGTGTTTTCTTGTAATATAGTTTTAAAAGTTGAACCACCTTCTCTTGATGAAATTAAAATGCTTGTACCTCAAGCTGTATTAATTTCTGCTTTACAGTTAAAAACTCAAGATAAAAAATATTTTGAAGCCTTAGCTAAAAAACGAATTACAGCTATTGCTTTTGATTATATAAAAGATGAACATAGTGTTTACCCTATAGTTAAATCTTTAAGTGAAATTGCAGGAATTGCTTCTATGCATATTGCTGCTGAATTTATGACTACTGCTAATGGAGGAAATGGTTTATTATTAGGAAACATTGGAGGAGTCCCTCCTAGTAATGTGGTTATTATTGGTGCAGGAACGGTTGGAGAGTTTGCTGCCAAATCAGCTGTAGGACTTGGAGCTAGAGTTAAAGTTTTTGATAATTCAATCACAAAATTACGAAAACTTCAAAGCTGTATACATGCTCCTATTTATACTTCTACTATTCAACCAAAAACATTAGCCAAGGCTTTAATGCGCTGTGATGTTGCTATTGGTGCTTTAAGAGGTAAAGATCGTTCTCCAGTTGTCGTAACTGAAGGAATGATTGACCAAATGAAAAAAGGTGCTGTAATAGTTGACGTAAGTATTGATAGAGGTGGATGTTTTGAAACTTCTCAAGTAACCACTCATAGTAAACCTACATTTACACATGATAATGGCGTTATACATTATTGCGTACCAAACATCCCTTCAAGATATGCTAGAACCGCCTCTGTTTCAATAAGCAACATATTCACTCCTTATTTATTACAAATAGCAGAAGAAGGTGGCTTTGAACAAGCTGCAAGATTTGATAAAAGCTTGAGAAATGGCATGTATTTTTATCATGGAATTTTAACTAATAAAACTGTAGCTGACTGGTTTGATTTACCTTATAGAGATATTAATTTGTTAATACTATAA
- a CDS encoding HAMP domain-containing sensor histidine kinase, translating into MKKHKTVSSKLIAKLGTSFLLIILVIGIVYMTLTFFLVKKFYSQTTQRLNSNIASHLIEEKFKDNSPFLENGAVNKPLFGDIMHDMMAVNRAIEVYLLNETGEILYSVVLDHDNPNKPLKKISLTPVKKFIKNKECYVLGDDPRIAGNKKIFSAASFEKDGKKGYIYIILASQKFEEICEALFSEYFVKLGVRGTLLTMLFAVLMGWLSIWYLTRCLRSIIYYVNKFKEGEYCSRIPNPYESDLSVLAVTYNNMAQTIAENIKEIETVNKFRKELIANVSHDLRTPLTAIRGYVETLKIKEHNIDANDRKEFINIIEKSACYLSNLVNQLFEYSKLETKQIEVHEEPFYISDLVWDLKERYEILAKKKNICLFIDVEKPVPPVIADSGLIERALQNILDNAIKFTPKNGQITIGLSNNLEKVIIRIKDTGPGIEKHDQELIFNRNTQTQTTLTHKEEGVGLGLAIVKKIMELHKTDIKVNSFINKGSAFEFSLPSYKIQ; encoded by the coding sequence ATGAAAAAACACAAAACGGTATCGAGTAAATTAATAGCTAAGTTAGGAACTTCTTTCCTATTAATAATCTTAGTAATTGGTATAGTGTATATGACGCTTACCTTTTTTTTGGTGAAAAAATTTTACAGTCAAACCACACAAAGACTTAATTCTAATATCGCAAGTCATTTAATTGAAGAAAAGTTTAAAGATAATTCTCCTTTTCTGGAAAATGGAGCTGTAAATAAGCCTTTATTTGGTGATATAATGCATGATATGATGGCGGTTAATAGAGCTATTGAAGTGTATTTATTAAATGAGACAGGAGAGATTTTGTACTCAGTAGTTTTAGATCATGATAACCCAAATAAACCATTAAAGAAAATAAGTTTAACACCAGTTAAAAAATTTATTAAAAATAAGGAATGTTATGTTTTAGGTGATGACCCTAGGATTGCTGGAAATAAAAAGATATTTTCAGCAGCATCATTTGAGAAAGATGGAAAAAAGGGTTATATCTATATTATTTTAGCAAGTCAAAAATTTGAAGAAATTTGTGAAGCACTTTTTTCAGAATATTTTGTGAAGTTAGGCGTTAGAGGAACTTTGTTAACCATGCTGTTCGCAGTTTTAATGGGGTGGTTAAGTATTTGGTATTTAACAAGGTGTCTTAGGTCAATAATATACTATGTAAATAAATTTAAAGAAGGGGAGTATTGTAGTAGAATACCAAACCCATATGAATCTGATTTATCTGTTTTAGCAGTCACTTATAACAATATGGCACAGACTATTGCTGAAAATATTAAAGAAATAGAAACGGTTAATAAGTTTAGAAAAGAGTTAATAGCTAACGTTTCTCATGATTTAAGAACTCCTTTAACGGCTATTAGAGGGTATGTAGAAACTTTGAAAATAAAAGAACATAATATTGATGCTAACGATAGAAAAGAGTTTATAAATATTATTGAAAAAAGTGCCTGCTATCTTTCTAATTTAGTTAATCAGTTATTTGAGTATTCTAAATTAGAAACTAAGCAAATAGAAGTGCATGAAGAACCTTTTTATATATCTGATTTAGTATGGGATTTAAAAGAACGTTATGAGATTTTGGCAAAAAAGAAGAATATTTGTTTGTTTATTGATGTAGAAAAACCTGTTCCTCCTGTAATTGCTGATAGTGGTTTAATAGAAAGAGCACTACAAAACATTCTAGATAACGCTATAAAATTTACCCCTAAAAATGGGCAGATAACTATAGGTTTATCAAATAATTTAGAAAAAGTAATTATTAGAATAAAGGATACGGGGCCAGGTATTGAAAAACATGATCAAGAATTAATATTTAATAGAAACACTCAAACGCAAACAACTTTAACTCATAAAGAAGAAGGAGTTGGTTTAGGTTTAGCTATTGTTAAAAAGATTATGGAATTACATAAAACAGATATAAAAGTAAATAGTTTTATTAATAAAGGAAGTGCTTTTGAGTTTAGTTTACCTAGCTATAAAATACAATAA
- a CDS encoding response regulator transcription factor has translation MKKVLIIEDDASIAQLLEIHLKDLGYTIVKAFEGDKGLDIALKEEFSLVVLDITLPKLDGVEVCKQIRLVKQTPIIMLTAKTEELDKVLSLELGADDYMTKPFSVREFIARVKAVTRRFDNARNNKKIVQINNELTFKELFINKEKRKVLIKNKEVSLSPKEFELLVLMASNPGKVYSREKLLELVWGYDFEGYRHTVNSHINRLRSKIEEDMINPKFIRTSWGVGYKFNEELIIPTYEKTQNGIE, from the coding sequence ATGAAGAAAGTACTTATTATAGAGGATGATGCTTCCATAGCACAATTATTAGAAATACACCTTAAAGATTTAGGTTATACTATTGTAAAAGCCTTTGAAGGAGATAAAGGATTAGACATTGCTTTAAAAGAAGAGTTTTCTTTAGTAGTTTTGGATATCACTTTACCTAAATTAGATGGAGTTGAAGTTTGTAAACAAATACGTTTAGTTAAACAAACACCTATTATTATGCTAACAGCTAAGACAGAAGAGTTAGATAAAGTTCTAAGTTTAGAGTTAGGAGCTGATGACTATATGACCAAACCTTTTAGTGTTAGAGAGTTTATAGCTAGGGTAAAAGCTGTTACTAGAAGGTTTGATAATGCAAGAAATAATAAAAAAATTGTACAAATAAACAATGAATTAACGTTTAAGGAGTTATTTATTAATAAAGAGAAACGGAAGGTTTTAATAAAGAATAAGGAAGTGAGTTTATCACCTAAGGAATTTGAGTTGCTTGTTTTAATGGCATCAAATCCAGGTAAAGTATACAGTAGGGAAAAACTTTTAGAGTTAGTATGGGGGTACGATTTTGAAGGGTATAGACATACTGTGAATTCACATATTAATAGATTACGAAGTAAGATCGAAGAAGATATGATAAATCCTAAGTTCATAAGAACTTCATGGGGGGTAGGGTATAAGTTTAATGAAGAACTAATAATTCCCACCTATGAAAAAACACAAAACGGTATCGAGTAA
- a CDS encoding AMP-binding protein encodes MKKSAFTTSSNSLELYKNNEEEDVVKSEINFNSIEKLSLRDQHLFIKYGFAQKIAPSFKNVLNAFEYWLSKTPNSIAAEFANETITYRELDNEATILALILKQKGVKSGDTIGLYTHRSLHLLIGIVASLKLGTIYVPQDPRIVPPKMLEEISNLSNQKFILTLSDYKEQVTYFQSKQTVLIDKELNRKIYRNLYGNIKLINYKNSNTNKTCFILFTSGTTGIPNGVQVTHKNLCNILYSSPGNLGIKPGLKVAQILNISFDMAAWEILGCLGNGGTLLIRGKDIAETAQKANVIIATPTVLTTIDVTKCKQIKTVAVAGEPCPVILADTWSRACNFYNCCGPTETTIVNTMKKCIPGTSELSIGKPTPNNTVYILNEDLSPTKIGEVGIMWAGGDCVTKGYINNKELNTKKYTTDPFLNDGSIMFNTGDLGRWNEQGELIHYGRIDDQVKIKGFRVELDSISKIIESFSEVKRAVTIKYQTYLVAFISLHTTQTNTLLESIKKAIEKDLPYYYLPSEFIFLEELPKTSRGKIDKRKLKETLTK; translated from the coding sequence ATGAAAAAATCAGCTTTTACAACTAGCTCTAACTCTTTAGAGCTATACAAGAACAATGAAGAAGAGGATGTAGTTAAAAGTGAAATAAATTTTAACTCTATTGAAAAACTGTCCCTTAGAGATCAGCATCTTTTCATTAAATATGGTTTTGCTCAAAAAATAGCACCATCGTTTAAAAATGTATTAAATGCTTTTGAATATTGGTTATCAAAAACTCCTAATTCAATAGCTGCAGAATTTGCTAACGAAACTATAACTTATAGGGAGTTAGATAATGAAGCTACAATTTTAGCTTTGATACTAAAACAAAAAGGAGTAAAATCTGGCGACACAATAGGCCTCTACACTCATCGATCTTTACATTTATTAATAGGTATTGTTGCCTCTTTGAAACTAGGTACCATTTATGTACCACAAGATCCTAGAATTGTTCCCCCGAAAATGCTAGAAGAAATTAGTAATTTAAGTAATCAAAAATTTATATTAACCTTATCTGATTACAAAGAGCAAGTAACATACTTTCAAAGCAAACAAACCGTATTAATTGATAAAGAACTCAACAGAAAAATTTACAGGAACCTATATGGTAATATTAAACTTATTAATTATAAAAATAGTAATACCAATAAAACTTGTTTTATCTTATTTACATCAGGAACTACGGGTATTCCCAATGGAGTACAAGTTACTCACAAAAATCTATGCAACATTCTATATAGTTCTCCTGGAAATCTAGGCATAAAACCTGGATTGAAAGTAGCTCAAATTCTAAATATTTCATTTGATATGGCTGCATGGGAAATTTTAGGTTGTCTTGGAAATGGTGGCACACTACTTATAAGAGGTAAAGACATTGCTGAGACAGCTCAAAAAGCAAATGTAATTATTGCAACTCCAACTGTTTTAACAACTATTGATGTTACTAAATGTAAGCAAATTAAAACTGTAGCCGTTGCTGGTGAACCTTGCCCAGTTATTTTAGCAGACACTTGGTCAAGAGCTTGCAATTTTTATAACTGTTGTGGTCCTACAGAAACTACCATTGTAAACACCATGAAAAAATGTATACCTGGCACTAGTGAACTTTCTATTGGCAAACCAACTCCTAACAACACTGTATACATACTAAACGAAGATCTATCACCAACTAAAATTGGTGAAGTAGGAATAATGTGGGCTGGTGGAGACTGTGTTACTAAAGGTTATATCAACAACAAAGAACTAAACACAAAGAAATATACAACTGATCCATTCTTAAATGATGGAAGCATTATGTTTAATACAGGAGATTTAGGAAGATGGAATGAGCAAGGTGAGTTAATACATTATGGTAGAATTGACGATCAAGTAAAAATCAAAGGGTTTAGAGTTGAATTAGATTCAATAAGTAAAATTATAGAAAGTTTCTCTGAAGTAAAAAGAGCTGTTACTATTAAGTATCAAACTTATCTTGTTGCTTTTATCAGTCTTCATACAACACAAACAAACACTTTATTAGAATCAATTAAAAAGGCTATAGAAAAAGATCTGCCTTACTATTATTTACCCAGTGAGTTTATTTTCCTAGAAGAACTTCCTAAAACATCTAGAGGTAAAATTGATAAAAGAAAACTAAAAGAAACTTTAACTAAATAA
- a CDS encoding enoyl-CoA hydratase-related protein, translating to MNVLFEQIDRVVIAKLNRPSALNALNSDIMYELISALEKYDKSPSVGCIVITGNENIFCAGADIKEMASKSFSQMFEEDYFGYWETFTKIKTPIIAAVSGYALGGGCELAMMCDTIIASEAAVFGQPEIKLGVIPGIGGTQRLTSLVGKSKAMDIILSGRNIYIEEAEQIGLVSKVLPKNNFLQEVISYAQNIANYSKTALIASKEAINQSLECSLKDGIVFERRIFHAMFNTQDQKEGMNAFLEKRSPNFNSIYQH from the coding sequence ATGAATGTACTATTTGAACAAATAGATAGGGTTGTTATTGCCAAATTAAATCGACCCAGTGCTCTCAATGCACTAAACTCTGACATCATGTACGAACTTATTTCGGCCTTAGAAAAGTATGATAAATCACCATCTGTAGGGTGTATTGTAATCACCGGTAATGAAAATATATTTTGCGCTGGAGCAGACATAAAGGAAATGGCTAGTAAAAGCTTTTCTCAGATGTTTGAAGAAGATTACTTTGGTTATTGGGAGACCTTTACTAAAATTAAAACTCCAATTATTGCTGCCGTTTCAGGGTATGCCTTAGGAGGTGGCTGTGAACTAGCCATGATGTGTGATACTATAATTGCTTCTGAAGCTGCTGTTTTTGGACAACCAGAAATTAAATTAGGGGTTATTCCAGGTATTGGAGGAACTCAAAGACTAACCTCACTCGTTGGAAAGTCTAAAGCCATGGATATTATCCTATCAGGAAGAAACATATACATTGAAGAAGCTGAACAAATTGGTTTGGTTTCTAAAGTACTTCCAAAAAATAACTTTTTACAAGAAGTAATAAGTTATGCGCAGAATATTGCTAATTATTCTAAAACCGCACTAATAGCCTCTAAGGAAGCTATTAATCAATCATTAGAATGTAGTTTAAAAGACGGAATTGTTTTCGAACGACGAATTTTTCACGCTATGTTCAATACACAAGATCAAAAAGAAGGCATGAATGCCTTTTTAGAAAAAAGATCACCAAACTTTAATTCAATTTATCAACATTAA
- a CDS encoding DUF6733 family protein: MKKLISISIVLLCLTFTVNAQEKEEKKSKTSFAIMPIHNSGAGFNNVFLGSHEIKPKTNLTFYSVFWVNPSFGNQGKDLFLETGIGLGYSLADNKLYLNPSLGFGHGKLLSGAAETKIAESLIPSLFMVYNNGNFEFEGYTAYYMSLRGEGSSQDLMLNWAIPGYKVSKSFSFGAFYEHLGQTRVDVGDTVTLYQYLGAYVKTTLNNGVWFRFAAGPNISGDRTNSKEFYKIQAFIPI, from the coding sequence ATGAAAAAATTAATTTCAATCAGTATCGTATTATTATGCTTAACATTTACTGTTAATGCACAAGAAAAGGAAGAAAAAAAGAGCAAAACATCCTTTGCAATTATGCCTATTCATAATAGTGGAGCTGGCTTTAACAATGTATTCTTAGGCTCTCATGAAATTAAACCTAAAACCAATTTAACTTTTTACAGTGTTTTTTGGGTTAACCCATCTTTTGGTAATCAAGGAAAAGACTTGTTCTTAGAAACAGGAATTGGTTTAGGATATTCTTTAGCGGACAACAAGTTATACTTAAACCCTAGTTTAGGTTTTGGACATGGTAAATTACTTTCTGGGGCAGCAGAAACAAAAATAGCTGAAAGTCTTATTCCTAGCTTATTTATGGTTTATAATAATGGAAATTTTGAATTTGAAGGGTATACAGCCTATTATATGAGTTTACGTGGTGAAGGAAGTTCACAAGACTTGATGCTTAACTGGGCTATACCTGGGTATAAAGTAAGTAAAAGTTTTTCTTTTGGTGCTTTCTACGAACATTTAGGTCAAACTAGAGTTGATGTTGGTGATACAGTTACATTATATCAATATTTAGGTGCTTATGTTAAAACAACTCTTAATAATGGAGTTTGGTTTAGATTTGCTGCTGGTCCAAATATTTCTGGAGACCGTACTAACTCAAAAGAGTTTTATAAAATTCAAGCATTTATTCCAATATAA